A part of bacterium genomic DNA contains:
- a CDS encoding lysophospholipase produces the protein MIKWILRLLAIGVIIASLLYVAACHIAPYSIIKPHRLSRSEIEQMFSQRYPDQFGLTFDTLSIPVNDTITLKGWFLHSITDSNKGTVFVLHGIASCKEAMLPLASKFCRNNYNVVLFDLRTHGESGGEYCTYGYWEKRDVVIVIDSIQSKYPQAAPFAMFGNSLGAAITIQTLAIEPRLTCAVVESPFATLREVTSDYLTRIIKIRWRSFSNAALNEAGSIAKFPVDEVQPEIAAFSIRQPVLVVHGTKDKHISIEYGKRVYHNLQSPYKEFYEISEGDHYNLMTAGGIEYENKIMSFFDHYCKP, from the coding sequence ATGATCAAATGGATCCTTCGTCTTCTCGCTATCGGTGTTATTATCGCTTCACTTTTATATGTAGCCGCTTGTCACATCGCCCCGTATTCTATTATCAAACCGCACCGGCTGTCCCGTTCTGAGATCGAACAAATGTTTTCTCAGCGTTATCCGGATCAATTCGGATTGACCTTTGATACACTTTCAATTCCGGTAAACGATACGATCACGCTTAAAGGCTGGTTTTTGCATTCGATAACCGATAGCAATAAAGGTACTGTTTTCGTTTTACACGGAATCGCAAGTTGTAAAGAAGCGATGCTGCCGCTCGCAAGTAAATTTTGCCGGAACAATTACAATGTTGTATTGTTTGATTTGCGGACGCACGGCGAAAGCGGCGGCGAATATTGTACGTATGGATATTGGGAAAAACGCGACGTGGTTATTGTTATCGATTCTATTCAATCCAAATATCCGCAAGCCGCTCCATTCGCCATGTTTGGCAATTCGCTCGGCGCAGCCATTACTATTCAAACGCTGGCTATAGAGCCTCGCTTGACTTGTGCTGTTGTGGAAAGTCCTTTCGCAACATTACGGGAAGTTACGTCGGATTACTTGACGCGAATCATCAAAATACGTTGGCGCTCTTTTTCAAATGCGGCTTTGAATGAAGCAGGTTCCATTGCTAAGTTTCCCGTTGACGAAGTTCAACCCGAAATCGCAGCGTTTTCCATTCGCCAACCGGTTTTGGTGGTTCACGGTACAAAAGACAAACATATCTCGATCGAATACGGAAAAAGAGTTTATCATAATCTTCAATCTCCTTATAAAGAATTCTATGAAATATCCGAAGGTGACCATTATAATTTAATGACTGCAGGAGGAATTGAATATGAAAATAAAATCATGTCTTTCTTCGATCACTATTGTAAACCGTAA